Proteins from a genomic interval of Apteryx mantelli isolate bAptMan1 chromosome 5, bAptMan1.hap1, whole genome shotgun sequence:
- the SLC25A4 gene encoding ADP/ATP translocase 1, translating into MGDQALSFLKDFLAGGIAAAISKTAVAPIERVKLLLQVQHASKQITAEKQYKGIIDCIVRIPKEQGIISFWRGNLANVIRYFPTQALNFAFKDKYKQIFLGGVDRHKQFWRYFAGNLASGGAAGATSLCFVYPLDFARTRLAADVGKGASEREFTGLGDCIVKIFKSDGLKGLYQGFSVSVQGIIIYRAAYFGVYDTAKGMLPDPKNVHIVVSWMIAQTVTAVAGLVSYPFDTVRRRMMMQSGRKGADIMYKGTIDCWKKIAKDEGSKAFFKGAWSNVLRGMGGAFVLVLYDEIKKYV; encoded by the exons ATGGGTGACCAAGCGCTCAGCTTCCTCAAGGACTTTTTGGCCGGCGGGATCGCTGCGGCCATCTCCAAGACGGCCGTCGCCCCCATCGAGAGAGTCAAGTTGCTGCTGCAG GTCCAGCATGCCAGCAAGCAGATCACCGCCGAGAAGCAGTACAAGGGCATCATTGACTGCATTGTCCGCATCCCCAAGGAGCAAGGCATCATCTCCTTCTGGAGAGGCAACCTGGCCAATGTCATCCGGTACTTCCCCACTCAGGCCCTCAACTTCGCCTTCAAGGACAAGTACAAGCAGATCTTCCTGGGGGGAGTGGATAGGCACAAGCAGTTCTGGCGCTACTTCGCAGGGAACCTGGCGTCTGGCGGCGCTGCGGGAGCCACCTCCCTCTGCTTCGTCTACCCGCTGGATTTTGCCAGGACCCGCCTGGCAGCCGATGTGGGCAAAGGGGCAAGTGAGAGGGAGTTCACTGGGCTGGGCGACTGCATTGTCAAGATCTTCAAGTCTGATGGCTTGAAGGGCCTCTACCAAGGATTCAGTGTGTCCGTCCAGGGCATCATCATCTACAGAGCGGCCTATTTTGGGGTTTATGACACTGCCAAGG GTATGTTGCCTGATCCCAAGAATGTGCATATTGTTGTGAGCTGGATGATTGCCCAGACTGTCACTGCAGTAGCAGGGCTGGTATCCTACCCTTTTGATACTGTGCGGCGTAGGATGATGATGCAGTCTGGCCGAAAGGGAG CTGATATTATGTACAAGGGCACAATTGATTGCTGGAAGAAGATCGCTAAAGATGAAGGATCCAAAGCGTTCTTTAAAGGTGCCTGGTCAAATGTGTTGAGAGGCATGGGTGGAGCTTTTGTATTAGTACTTTATGATGAAATCAAGAAATATGTCTAA